One Spinacia oleracea cultivar Varoflay chromosome 4, BTI_SOV_V1, whole genome shotgun sequence DNA segment encodes these proteins:
- the LOC110799437 gene encoding probable carbohydrate esterase At4g34215: MSSENSKQIFILSGQSNMSGRGGIIKYSETDQKWDGVVPPECQPHPSILRLSAQLLWEQAEEPLHADIDTRKVCGVGPGMPFAHTLTEREGGTLGLVPCAVGATAISEWARGTPLYNSMVKRAKAAVVKGWDDESVIKGLLWYQGESDTLTERDAAAYEGRMVKFICNVREDLHLPLLPIIQVALASGVDENYTEKVREAQLGIKLPNVLCVDAKGLSLNDDNMHLTTESQVHLGHMLADAYLCHFNPSFS, encoded by the exons ATGTCTTCTGAAAACTCCAAACAGATCTTCATCCTTTCAGGACAAAGCAACATGTCAGGTCGCGGAGGAATCATTAAGTACTCCGAAACTGACCAGAAATGGGATGGTGTTGTTCCACCCGAGTGTCAGCCACACCCTTCAATCCTCCGCCTCAGCGCCCAACTTCTTTGGGAGCAGGCGGAAGAGCCTCTACATGCTGATATAGACACTCGGAAGGTTTGTGGTGTGGGGCCCGGTATGCCCTTTGCCCACACGCTTACAGAGCGCGAGGGTGGAACTCTTGGCCTTGTACCTTGCGCTGTGGGTGCGACTGCGATCAGTGAGTGGGCGCGAGGGACACCCTTGTATAACAGTATGGTGAAGAGGGCTAAAGCTGCAGTGGTGAAAGGTTGGGATGATGAGAGTGTGATTAAAGGGTTGTTGTGGTACCAAGGAGAGAGTGATACGTTAACAGAGCGTGATGCAGCTGCGTATGAAGGAAGAATGGTGAAGTTTATTTGTAATGTTAGGGAGGATCTTCACTTACCATTGCTTCCAATTATTCAg GTGGCACTTGCGTCCGGGGTGGACGAAAATTACACAGAAAAGGTGAGAGAAGCTCAATTAGGGATTAAACTCCCAAATGTTTTATGTGTTGATGCAAAAGGGTTGAGCCTCAATGATGACAATATGCATTTAACAACTGAGTCCCAAGTTCATTTGGGTCACATGTTAGCCGATGCCTACCTTTGCCATTTTAATCCTTCCTTCTCCTAG
- the LOC110799438 gene encoding probable carbohydrate esterase At4g34215, with protein sequence MSCETTKQIFILSGQSNMAGRGGVIKYTDHHHKKWDGIVPPECQPHPTIHRLNAHLQWEQARDPLHSDIDNRKVCGIGPGMPFANVIRERVDGSIGLIPCAVGGTAIKEWARGAHLYESMVKRAKAGVENGGGEIKALLWYQGESDATAHDVDAYKERLGKFICDVRKDLQLPLLPIIQVALASGDEKYIEKVREAQLGIKLPNVVCVDAKGLKLNDDNLHLSTEAQIQLGQKLADAYLCHFNPSPS encoded by the exons ATGTCGTGTGAGACCACCAAACAGATCTTCATCCTCTCCGGCCAAAGTAACATGGCCGGCCGTGGTGGCGTCATCAAATACACCGACCACCACCACAAGAAATGGGACGGCATTGTTCCACCGGAATGTCAACCCCACCCAACAATCCACCGCCTCAACGCCCACCTCCAATGGGAGCAAGCGCGTGATCCTCTACATTCCGACATCGACAACCGTAAGGTTTGCGGTATTGGACCCGGAATGCCCTTTGCCAATGTGATCAGAGAGCGCGTGGATGGCAGTATTGGACTCATCCCGTGTGCCGTTGGCGGAACCGCGATAAAAGAGTGGGCGCGTGGGGCACACTTGTATGAGAGTATGGTGAAGAGAGCTAAAGCTGGTGTGGAGAACGGTGGAGGTGAGATAAAAGCGTTGTTGTGGTACCAAGGAGAGAGTGATGCGACGGCGCATGATGTGGACGCCTATAAAGAGAGACTGGGGAAATTTATTTGTGATGTGAGGAAGGATCTTCAGCTGCCTTTGCTTCCAATTATACAG GTGGCACTTGCATCCGGGGATGAAAAATACATAGAAAAGGTGAGAGAAGCACAACTTGGGATCAAACTCCCAAATGTTGTATGTGTGGATGCTAAAGGGTTGAAGCTCAATGATGACAATCTCCATTTATCTACTGAAGCTCAAATTCAATTAGGTCAGAAGTTAGCTGATGCTTACCTCTGCCATTTTAATCCTTCCCCCTCTTAG